In the genome of Brachypodium distachyon strain Bd21 chromosome 3, Brachypodium_distachyon_v3.0, whole genome shotgun sequence, the window GTTGAGGGTGTATAATCAAGGAAGGGGACTTTTTCAAGAGCCACCTTACTCAGATACCGTCCTTGTGATTCATCACAGCAAACAGTGAGGCAAAACAAACCAAAAGATTAATGAAGTTTGCTACAAAAGCATGCGGAATGTGGTTCGATACAGATAAGCACATGTTTGCTCAGAATAAATGATCAGTTGAGGGTGTATAATCAAGGAAGGGGACTTTCTCAAGAGCCACCTTACTCAGATACCGTCCTTGTGATTCATCACAGCAAACAATGAGGCaaaacaaaccaaacaaaataatCAAGTGTGCTACAAAAGCATGCAGAATGCGGTTCAATACAGATGAGCACATGTTTGCTCAGAATAAATGATCAGTTGAGGGTGTATAATCAAGGAAGGGGTCCCTTTTCAAGAGCAACCTTACTCAGATACCGTCCTTGTGATTCATCAcagcaaacaacaaacaagcaCACAAGGTGTACAAAATTCTACAAAACGAAAACCATCTCTTGGGAAGTGATTGATACAACGAAGGGTAACTGATATTTGCTCAGTTATTAGTCTCAGATTGGGTATAATCACGCGAGGAGTCTCCATCGCTCAGATACCGTCCTTGAATAATCGTCATAGCAATCAATCCTCACACCTAAAACACCAAGATCCGCAAATGACAGAACACCCGACGATTCCTGATAATAAACTTTAAAAGCAACAATGCGATCATCACTAGTGAGATCGCCCGCCGCATCCGAAAGTACCTCTGATTCGCATTGACGAACACTAGCACTACCTGCCATCTCTACCATAATAAACACTACGAAAAGAATCAAAACCGCCACAAAGACCTCCAGCGCCCAAATCCGCAACCGTCAACCCTTACCGATTCATTCGACACAAGGAGCAAACATTATTACCAACGGATGGGGCGAAATCGCACCTTGggtgcgtgcgtgcgcgtTGGATCTGGGGAGGCGCTCGAGCAGGAGGGAATCTAGATCTGGCGGGGTGGcagtggcggcgcggcggctagggtttcgtcgGCCATGGATGCGATGCGAGATGGGGAAACGCGGAGGGAAGAAATGTTCTCCACTCTACAGCCTTTTTTATCGTGGTGGAAATGAGTATTATCCATACAGGTCCCTCTTGTATTCTTTTATTATATCTGGAAACAGTTCTAACTGTTCCTCTGCGCCTCCAGAGGGATAAGTTCATTAGGATCTTCTTGGGGTCCTCAGATGTAAAACAAGCATCGGGCTTAGTGCAactccttttattttagtcCCGAAATAAAAGCGAAAACTGAAACCCCGCAAAACCctagcgcgccgccgccgcagagcaATGGAAGCCTGGCCGCCTCTCGCTCCCTCCGCCGGTGACGGCTCCGATGCCGCTCCCCTGCccggtcctcctcctcctcccgccgttGCCGGGGGCGGAGGGGTCCCTATGGGGGCTTGGGGCGCGGCCGCTACGGCGCGGCGGGAGACGGTGGCGAAGGAGACGTCCGCGGAGGCCGTGAGCCGGATCGTGGCGAGCTGCGCCGACTCGGGCGGCGTGGCGGTGGCCGTCGTGGACGCCAACGCCGTCATCTCGGGCGGCGCCGCGCTCGCGACCACCGCGAGCCGCCTGGTGACCGTGCCGGAGGTGCTCGAGGAGGTGCGGGACGCggccgcgcgccggcggcTCACGCTCCTGCCCACCCCTGTCGAGACCGTCGCGCCCGCCCCCGAGTTCGTCAAGAAAGGTCGATTGCCGGTTCCCATAGCCTCCTACTGTTACTCATGTTACATATTTGCGTGCAAGAGTAGTGCTAAAATTTCTGCAGTTCGTGCATTCCTTTGTATGATCAAGTTCATTGCTGTAACAACAGTAGCGACTCATCTAAAACAACAATAGCAGCGCAGTTCACAGTTTAGCAACTTGTTGTTGTACTGTTTTCTGCTGAAGCTGGAGCTTTGGAGAACCAAGTAACCATTGTAGTTTAGGCACTGTTTAATATCCTTGTAATTTGCTTCATTGTTTTGTTACTCTGAGTGCTGAAGCACTATGCTCAGGGCATTAAGCATTTACATGGAACATCAAGTGGTTTTAAAAGATGGTGGAATATCAAGCTATGTGTATATGTTATTATTGTTTACTTTTCTACTACAGAATGCTATCATTTGCTAGCCTGTAACCTATAAGTTACTTCTATAGAGCAGATTTAGCCATTTATAAAAAATTCTCTGCTAGGAGAGGctaacttgtatgccatcaTTGCTTGCAGTTGTCAAATTTGCTAGGGAAACAGGAGACCTCCAAACACTTTCAGATGTCGATATGAAGATTATTGCTCTAGCTTACATGTTGGAAGCTGAGATCCACGGGACTAGCCATTTGCGGGAGCACCCACCTCCACTGCATGTGGTCAGTGTCAGAAAATTGCAAGAGGCTCAGTTGCCAGGTTGGGGCTCTAATGTGCCTAACCTAGCAGAGTGGGAAGCATTAGATCAGATGTCTGAAGCAGGTGGAGATCTTAATTCTCGGATACTTCCACTGAAGGATCTTGAGAACCAAGAAATCCCTACAAGTGACACCAACAGTATTTCTGAGACCCAGGGGGATGCAGAACCTCAGCCTTTAGTTAAAGATGCATGTATTCCTTGGGAAGATGATGAGAATAATGAAGGTTGGTTGCCTGCTGTTAGCCGCACCACGCACAGAAAATATTTACGGAGGAAAGCAAGGCGTGATGCTCTCAAAGTATCTGAACAAAGTTTTGATACAAGTTCTGTTGCTCCATCGATTAATGACGATAAAGATTTAGCTGAAGATTGTTTGGAACAAGTGGATAGCCCTTCTGTTGCTCCAGAGGAGATTAAGTCAAATGTGGATGGTTTGGAATCCAAAGAAGAGAATGAACCTAAAATTGCTGGAACTTTCCATTCTGATCAGCTATCTAATGGGGAGAATGGTGTAGCAAATGTTGATCCTGTGAAGGAGATCGATGCTACTGATGCATGCACTGAACAATTGGACAGCTTAGATATAAAGAGTGAGACTGAGGAAAGTGTTGAAGCATCTTTTGTGGATGATGAAAGCAGTGAGCAGAGTTGGGCCCTGAGGTCCTTATCTGAAT includes:
- the LOC100834504 gene encoding RNA-binding protein NOB1; translation: MEAWPPLAPSAGDGSDAAPLPGPPPPPAVAGGGGVPMGAWGAAATARRETVAKETSAEAVSRIVASCADSGGVAVAVVDANAVISGGAALATTASRLVTVPEVLEEVRDAAARRRLTLLPTPVETVAPAPEFVKKVVKFARETGDLQTLSDVDMKIIALAYMLEAEIHGTSHLREHPPPLHVVSVRKLQEAQLPGWGSNVPNLAEWEALDQMSEAGGDLNSRILPLKDLENQEIPTSDTNSISETQGDAEPQPLVKDACIPWEDDENNEGWLPAVSRTTHRKYLRRKARRDALKVSEQSFDTSSVAPSINDDKDLAEDCLEQVDSPSVAPEEIKSNVDGLESKEENEPKIAGTFHSDQLSNGENGVANVDPVKEIDATDACTEQLDSLDIKSETEESVEASFVDDESSEQSWALRSLSESTVACVTSDYAMQNVILQIGLRLLAPGGMQIRQLHRWVLRCHACYKVTQEIGKIFCPKCGNGGTLRKVSVTVGQNGITMASRRPRVTLRGTKFSIPMPQGGREAVTKNPILREDQLPQKVLHPKSKKSSKLGDDFLGVEDIFSHSGEKKASLKPPVRKALAMFSGKRNPNDNHFSRKKN